Genomic DNA from Lactuca sativa cultivar Salinas chromosome 8, Lsat_Salinas_v11, whole genome shotgun sequence:
AAATGCAACTAGGAGTAGAAGCTACATTTAGTCATTTAGAAGGTTGATCTCCCTGGTTTCCCATGCAAGTAGGTATGATGGGCACTACCAAAAAAATTAGCTTACATGGCAAAAATTACTATTCTAGCTTTGCATTTTGTATACTTATAATTGGATTGATGAATGAGATGTTTCTAGGCTTTGACATAATCTGACTGTGGTTAGTTTCATGgtcacactaaagcataaatgggCATGATTTCTGAGTTCACAGCATTGCTTGCTTTATGAAAACGTGATTTTTAGTTACTTTAATGAAGTCTTTTCAAGAAACTAACAACATTCGAGTTTTAGAAAGCTCTTAGGCGATTTTAACAAGTAAAAATTCTTTTTAATTGGATTTATGAGTGATTTAATGTGAATTTTTTGAAGATCAGGTACTTTTATCTTGTATATAAAAAGAGCAGCTGAGAGCAAAAAGCTATTTTTTACAGTAACATCAATGTATGCATCAGTTATCACAGTACCATGATTTTTTACCCCTATATTAGAATGAATACGATTCCATTTGGCTGTTTCTCTTGAATATATATGCATGCCAGTCTCTTGTCCCACCAATGTTCAAATCCTTACAGCCAGAAGCAACAAACGCATGCTTCAAAGTATAATATCCAAGCTTGCATTATGTGAACCTTTGTTCACACATAACTTGCTAAATGCTAATGttcgttaatttttttttcataattgtgCATTGAAATATGCATATATTTACAATGAGTTACAATTTTTTTGTTACTTGCTGTAGGCTCAAAGGGTGATAAAGCAACAGTTTCTGCTATAAATTACACCGATATTCCACATACTCAGGTAAGAAaaggtatttatttttaatctatcTATTTTTTTAGGGTACATAAGTTTTCTATTTTTCATTTTCTAAGATAGATTgtattatattattttgattaaaaattcatttttgtgaATATTCGTTTAAAATATCCAAGCCTTTTTAACTTAAcattaaaaataatcaaaatccTAACATATATTGTACATACTCTACAAgcaatacatataacatatagctCAACAGAATGAGATTAAAAAGAATGTCATCCAAAAAGCTTCTTGCTACTCTACAAGCATTACATATAACAGTTGCACCTCATCTTTTCTAACAGATCCATCAGGTTCACCCTTTAACAGGATTCATACAAATCAATTCAAGCATAttataacaaaaacaataattaatctATAACTAAAGTTTTTATAGATAATAAAAACAACCTTGAGAAACAGAGAGTTTACCTGTGACTGTGTGTTACCTTGATTAGGTTGCAGTTGTGCTCCTTCTTTTCTAACAGATCTTTTATAGATCTTAGGTACTCAACCTTTCACAGGATTTATACAAATGAATTCAATCAtccttatataataataaaatgataattaaTCGATGTGTGATGAAAATTTTACTAACCTCAATCTGCCACATTAAATCAGGAATGGAAACAAGTAGAAACATCAACGCATTAACCAACAAAGACAGAAGAGAaacaaagaaagaaagaaagaacaaaGAATAGCCATACCTTTAGGAAGTTCTTATGCAGTATTAATCACAATTAAcatcaaacataaatatttatacatttttagaATGTAACTATCAACTGACAGTTAATACCTAATTATGGCAGTTACTTTCTATCTAACTAACACAACTTTCACTAATTCCCATTCTTAAAAATACGTGAAACCAAATATCAAATGCATGTATTTATATTTGTAAGATTGGGCTTGGAGCAATCtatatttattaaagaaaatattacaGTTAGATAATTACATATTGAAAAATAAAGCTAATTTTAAACAGATTGACCACCCAAGGGTAAAAAGGTCACACACATAAATTATGAAGTAACGGGTTTGCAGGTGGTTTTGTGTTGGATACCTGTGTAGCCCATTTCTAACTTTCAAATTTCTGCAAAAGAtcatattcaaaattttaaaagtatttctaattttcaaatttttgtaaaagttcataaaattttataacaaacacataaaaatattcaAACAAGCTGAAAAAGTAATTGGATGCTGACAAGGTAATTGATAACCTATACAGTTTTGGTCCCTGCTTCAGTTTTGTCCCTGTACAGTTTTGGCCCCTGTACAATTTTTTTGTCCCTGTATAATTTTGGGCCCTGTACAGTTTTGTTTTTGCATAGTTTTTGTCCCTAAACATGCGTAATCATTATTGCTTTAAATGGTAAATAATTATGCAGGTTGGCAACAAATGTTTAATGGATAAATCATGGATTTCCTCTAGTAGATTATCAAATGCATATGATGAAGGTGTGAATGCTTTTCTAGAGTTTGCACAAACTAATAATCCAAAGTTAGATGTTATTCCATGCCCTTGTGTAAATTGCATCAATTTGTTTCACCACTCAATTGACAATGTCCGTTATCATTTGTTTGCCCACGGCTTCGATGAGAATTATAAGATTTGGTCTTTCCATGGAGAAAAACAACCCAATAGTGATTCTAGATGCCCTAACAATTCCATTCCTCCTGATGCTATTTATACAAAGGATATGCTACATGATGCCTTCAAATATGTAGACGATGAACCTGATTCGTTGAAATCACTTCTTGAAGAGTGTGATAAGCCACTTTATGTAGGGTCAAAGTATAATACACTTAGTGGATTATTGAAATTCCAACATTTGAAGGGTCAATTTGGATGGTCTGATGCTAGTTTTGATGCTTTGTTGTCTGTCCTAAAAGATATCCTACCATCAAACAATACCATCCCTACCTCGATATATGAGTCCAAGAAGTTGCTAAAAGGAGTAGGTCTACAATATGAGAAGATTCATGCATGTGAAAATGATTGTGTTCTATTCTAGAAAGAACATAAAGATGCTTATCAATGTCCAACTTGTGGCACTTCTCGTTGGAAGAAGAATTCCAAAAACGTACCTTCAAAAGTTTTGTGGTATTTTCCTATCATCCCTAGATTTAGAAGAATGTTATCAATACCACAAATTGCACATGACTTAACTTGGCATGCACAAGGTCGGGTCACTAATGGGAAACTTACTCATCCTCACGATACCCCTTCTTGGAAGCTTGTTGATAACACGTGAAAAGAATTCggacaagaaaaaaaaatcttagaTTAGCCTTGTCTGTTGATGGTATCAATCCACACAAGTCATTAAGTTCCAAGCATAGTTGTTGGCCGgttatcctaataacatataatctACCCCTTATTTGTGTATGTCAAGAAAATTCATGATGTTGACTCTGTTGATATCTGGGCCAAACCAACCTGGTAACAATATTGATGTCTACTTGGCACCATTGATAGAAGATCTAAAGCTCTTGTGGGAAACTGGCGTTGAGACTTTTGATTCTCATAAGAAAGAATACTTCAATTTAAGAGCAATATTACTTTGGACTATAAGTGATTTTCCCGCATATGGTAAACTTTCGGGGTGTGTTACCAAAGGTTATTATGCTTGTCCAATATGTTCAAAGAATACTTGTTCACAATGGTTGCCAAAGTCCAAAAAAGTATGCTTCCTTGGGCATAGAAGATTCCTACCACTTGAACATCCTTTTCgcaaaagaaaaaaacatttcaaCAATCTACACGAGCACAATTTTATGGCACAACCATCATCAGGTGAAGATATTTATAACTATCTGGCGGCATTTGAGACTACATGGGGTAAGAAGATAAAGCCAAAGAAGGTAGTATCAAAGAAGGTAGGATCAAAGAAGATAAATTCAAGGAAGGGAGCTTCAAAGAAGGAAACGCCAAAGAAGgaaaaaacaaagaagaaaaaagaaagtaTCGACAAGAGATCTAAATTTTGGCATAAAAAGTCGATTTTTTTTGAAGTTGGATATTGGAAGAAGTTGCCTGTTCGCCATTAGTTAGATCTCATGCACATAGAGAAAAATGTGACCGAGAGTGTTTATGGGACAACGTTGAATTTGCCTCACAAGACGAAAGATGGATTAAAAGCACGACAAGATCTTGAAGCGTTGGGCATCAAGACTGAATTACGACCTGAACCAAAAGGGGATCGACATTGGCTTCCGCCTGCCAAGTACACATTGAATTCCGCAGAGAAACATCTATTTTATGAAACCCTGGCTAACATAAAAGTTCCTTATGGGTATTGCTCTAATTTCAAGAATCTTGTGTCGGATGATGTTTCAAAGATGAATGGTTTGAAGTCTAATGATTGTCATGTACTAATGCAAAAACTTCTCCCTTTTGCAATCAAAGGGGTGTTAGATGTGAAGGTGCGGAGAACAATCCTAAGCCTGTGTCATTTTTTCAATGAGTTGTGTAGTAAAGTTGTTGATGTTAGTAAGCTAGGCAAGTTGCAAAGTGACATCGTATTAACATTATGTTTGTTAGAGAAGTACTTTCCTCCTTCATTTTTCGTTGTCATGACTCACTTGATGGTGCATTTAGTTAGAGAGGTGAGGTTGTGTGGCCCGGTTCATTTTAGGTGGATGTATCCATTTGAGAGATACATGAAAACACTTAAAGGGTTTGTAAGAAATCATCATTGACTCGAGGGTTGCATTGCAGAGTGTTATGTGGCAGAGGAGGCCTTAGAATTTTGTTCAGACTACTTAAAAAACAAGAAATCAATTGGCAATCCTCATGAACGTGTTGATGAAAGAATCCGCAGTGGCAAGCCTTTATCAAAGGCTACAATTGATGTTGTAGATGCTCAGTTACTTGATCATGCTCATCTTTATGTATTACGAAACACTGCTGTTGTGGAGCCATGTATAGAGTACGAATTACATGAAACTGTATACTCTTATACCATTATTTGTCATATAAAATATTCTTCTAACTTGTAATACACTTCAGGCAACATATGTTGGAATTGAAGGATCTGAACCCCCGTCATGCTCGCAAGAGTACATGGTTGCATAGCCAACATAGTCGGACATTTATTAGTTGGTTTAAGAGAGaggtttgtttttaaaataagatTGTTAGAAttacaatatttttaattatttttttgaattaCGTTAATTAGATATTTTTCTATTAGGTTGGAAAACGTTTGGCTAACAGGGAAGATATTTGTGATGATGTTCGTTGGTTGGCCAAAGGGCCTAATTTTGCTGTTACTAAATATAGCGGTTTTGCCATAAATGAGTATCATTTTCATACAACATCTCGAGATGAGTCTAGAACAACTCATTGCAGTGGAGTATCTTTAGTTGCACATACTATGCAGATTGTTAGTGCAAAAGACTCTAATCCTGTGTATGGTGTTGTTACTTACTTCGGTTGTCTAAAGGAGATATGGGATCTTAATTATTGCATGTTCAGTATTCTTGTATTCATGTGTGATTGGGTTGATAGTCGTGGAGTAAAAAAGGATGATTTAGGATTCACGGTAGTTAACTTTGATAGGCTTGGTCAGAAGTCTAAACCCTTCGTATTAGCTAGTCAAGTCAAACAGGTTTTTTATGTTCAAGATCAACAAGATGAGAATTTGCATGTTGTTGGATTCACACCTCATAGGAtgtacaagtatggatcaaaTGGTGAAACTGATGATATGTTGGAATTTGATGTTACTTTTGATTTAACACAAGACTCCGATTTATTAGACCTTGATGATGATTTTTTGTGTACGCGTCCGGATGGCGAGGGcatattagttttaatattttttttgcagAATAATAAAGTTTTTGGTATGTTTTTATTTCAGATTTTGAATGTGATTAATTTTTTTCCAACTGCAACAAATAACAGCGtacttaatttaattttaatcttGTTGAAACAGGTTGTGTTTTTGTGACATGGAATCAAATTCAGCTTCTGATCACGATGAGGACTCCAAACAAAGAGGTCCGACAACAAAGACAAAAGCTAATAAAGTGAAGCTTgtaataacttacaataaaaaaGGTGTCCCGGTTGCAAGAACAATGGTTCCCATAACCTATGACTCGTGGCTGGAAGTTAGTGAGGAAGTAAGGGAAGGGTTATGGCAATATGTTTTGGTAAGTCTCTATTTTCTTCCTGTTATTACCTTTGTTCAGATCTGTTTTTGTCCCTGTTCAGATTTGTTTTTGAACCAACCTTTTTTTATGTTTCAGGAAAAGTTTGTAGTTGACCCAAAGAGCCGGAAGCAAACTCTCCAATCGATCGGGAAGAAGTGGGGAAACTTCAAACATTATCTATATGCCAAGTTCATTAAGAACCGAAGTAAAGATCCCAAGGCAAATCTATTCAAACCTCCGAAAGATTATCCGTTTATAAAGAAAGAAGATTGGAAAGTTTTTGTATCCCATAGAGTTACAACGAAGTGGGAGGTTTGTTAAACTTTTCTTATATGCATTTGTAGTTACAATTTTAATGTTTGTAGTTACAATTTTAATGTTTCTAATGCAGGAGAAAAGTATGAAAGCTAAAAATACCCGTGCACATCATAAATACAATCATCGTTTGAGCAGAAAAGGATATGTTGGACTCATTAATGACATTGTATGATTCCCACTGAATGttgattattttatttatatatatttatgttaatTGATTTTGTTATTCTTGATAATTTAGATGCAAGAAACCGGCAAGACGGAAGAGGAGATTGATAGGACAGTGCTGTGGAAAAAAGCAAGAAAGTTGAAGACAGGAGGATACGATATAGATGTGAAGATGATTGTTGATAAAATTGTAAGTTTCATTAattcccaaatatataaaaaaaagaacaTTTGTCCCATTTTATTTTTCTAACATTTGTCCCATTTTATTTTACAGGATGAGCTTTAGAATCAGGAAGCTTTGGAGAGGTTACATGTGGAACACATGATGTGCTTACAGAGGCCTTGGGTACTCAGGAACAACGTGGGCGTGTACGAGGGTGGATAAGTATTACTTTGGAGAGGTTACATGGGGTAAATTTATAACGCCacaacaatttttttatttaccTAAGAATGTTAAGTATTACTTGGATATTGAGAACGAGATGGTGGATAAACGAATCAACAAACTTGAAGATGACTTGGAGAAACTAAAAAGAGGTGTACTTAATGTTTCTGAAGCTGCAAGTTGCCAAATAGGAGGCGTcattgaagattttgaaaaacAACCACAGGATGAATCACTTGTAAGTCCTTGAAGACaattatgaaaaatatatttaaagaaTTTTCTTTTTCTACAAACTAACATAATATATTTTGCAGGATAATTCATGTCTTCTTGTGGTTGAATTTGCTGCAAATGTAGTTGCTAAAGGAACCATAATGAAGTATAGTGCATCgggtattttgaaatatatttgcattattattatttatatattttcattttttagaaGATTGGAtcttaattattttttatgtttatgtaacaGATGAAAACATTGAAGTTATGATTGAAACAATTTTGCAAGGAGAAGCTTTAATACCCTTTTCCACTTGAAGAGCAGTTCATTGTGAAGGTCAAAGATGCACTGGGACACAAACTAAGCTGGCCAAGACACTTAGTTATTCGATGCTCTGACCTGGTAATTCTATTTGAACATATTTGCCCTTGGTTATCTTAATTTTTCTGATATTTGAGTGAGTTCTTTTTCAGCTTCAATTCAGTAAATGATTCCTGTTTCATTATGTATTTTTGATTGCATTTGTAAGGAAAAGTGGTGGCGAAATCTGTGAAAAAGCATGCAACACCAGTGAAGAAAGCTGCAACACCAGTGAATGAAGATGTAACACCAGTGAAGGAAGATGCAACACCTCCAAAAGAAGAAATAGGAAGTAATAAGAAAGAAAAGGGGACAGGAAAAATGGTTGATGGAGAAAAACAACCATGTGATATGGAAGAAGGGAATGATGTGGAAGAAGTGTTTGGAATAGAAAAGAAGATTAAAAAGGAGAAACAAAATGTGACCGTGCAAAGAAGGTGGACCAGAGCACAGATGAAGACAAGGATAAGGATTGAGAAGAGTAGTATTTTGAAAATGACTGCAATGATGGCTGATAGACAAGTTACAAAGGTTGATTCTATAAGAGTGCAGAGTGAGAACGATCTTTTTGGGTACGATAGTTACACGTACTTAAATTGGGATGATTTTGAAGCAGTTCTTATAATGGATGAGCTGACTGGTGCTGTTATTGTGTCTTATATGATGTAAGTGcaagaaatttaatttaaataacaaTGTGTCTTAAAACAAAATTTGTTTAATGAATTTAGTGTTTGTATGATAACAAGGTGTTGTTTAACAAATTGAAGTATGGCTCCCCAGAAAGAGACCAGGGAATTTGCTTTGTGAACCCGACAGTAATCTCACCAAGTACGCGTAAACGGAAATCTAAGAATATTGACGATGCAAGCAGAGGTTTAGCAGATCGGTTGTCTAAAAGAAAGGGCAATGACATCATCTTTATGCCCTACAATCCCGGGTATTGttatttgaaattttattttgaaaataacaATTATGTtatttgacattttattttttttgtggtttttgtagAAGACATTGGGTATTGGGTGTAGTAGACATGAAATCGGATACTTGCTATTATCTTGATTCCTTGAGCTCTGGCAATTTCAATATGCAGTTGAAGCAAATTGTTGATTCGTAAGTAATATAAATTATCAAAACACTTGATGTGAGTACAATAAACACATAtttgttaatgtttttttatagGGCAATGGTTTTATACACTACACAAAATGGATCCAACAAAAAGGTTAAACTAAATTGGGTTAATGTTACGGTCAACACTTAATTCCTTATTGAAATTGtagttttaactttatttttttggatCAATTGAAATGATCATTTTATATGTAATTGTGTAGTGTCCAGTTCAGCCCGGATCTACCGAATGTGGCTACTACATGCTAAGGTTCATGAAGGAGATAATGGAAGAAGGAATTGAAGTGTTGGTCAAAGACAATGTAAggatatagcattctactttcattacTATAATTTATGGCATCCTTACTGTTATAGAATATGTGCTTTCATtcatttgaaagtacaatgctctaCTAAGAAAGAATAATTTACATTTTATGCTTAGTTGTTAAATATAGCAACTTACTATTACAGAATATGTTAATAtgctattttttattaataaaaacaatatGCAAATGTTTTCACAGATCGGGGATGGCAAAGCTGAGTACACAATTGCTGATATCGATGAGATACGTGAAGAATGGTCAACTTTTGTTATAggcttcatttatcgatgatatgtaTGGTCTTTTGACAATGTATCCGCAAAACAATGTTATGGTTAACAGTGAAATGCTAGGTATGGTCTTTTGACATGTGTAATGCTAGGTAGTCTTTTGAGACACATGTACAATTTTTTGCTAACTTTTAGTAATGTTACTTAAGGTAACTTCACATGTAGTTACCACTTAGGTAATTCAACATATATGTAAAGTTGTTTGACGTTTAGATGAAAATGAATGTTTTGGtatatttttcatttattatgtGTATTCACGTtgtaaatgtgtgtcgtaaatgcaCATCGTAAAAACGTCGTAAAGGCGCGTCGTAAAAACGAGAGACGTAAGGtgacgacacgcgaatgcgtgtcgtcttcctttatagCCTTCGACACGCATTGTGTATCATAAGCGCGCGTCGTctctagacgacgcgcatttgcgcgtcgtctatctttatgacatggccttccttgacacccATTGCGTATCATAAGCGCgcatcgtctctctttatgacatggccttccttgacgcacaTTGCGTATCATAAgcgcgcgtcgtaaatgtgcgtcgtctatctttatgatATGGCCTTCCTTGAAACGCATTTGCACGTCGTTTGAGCGTTTTACGACTTGCAATGAGCGTCATAAAAGGCCTTTTGTCTAGTAGTGTTTTCACCCgattttcgactagttttgcgttttaggcccatTTTTAATCATTTTAACATGGGGTTTCATCCAAAACTttatttaacatataaggccccatatttatttatcaatcacgtttttggggataaatcttatccaagaagagtgggtgaagtacaagaggtggagtgttgacttttctttagtttatgacacaagcaaccacccacacccactccattaCCAGCCACACTCTTTCTACGATACCTAGGTCATGTCAATGTACTTTCTCATGATTTCCAGTCATGTCTAATGTTCTTAGagatggaacatccatcctctctcctcacacttcatttaTTATCTCATttccaccaaaagatcaaacacttttctttcaaactttttctctctatttcgagactccaaggtttatcatcaagatttattatactattggtaagtataattcatcatccttctgattattacacttcattcAACTCCAATCatcgattgcttacacaaactccatcactttgatgttagattctcgaaaatctttaaggcatcttcaagtgttcttgagttgaacacttcctttTTCCAACATTCATCTACaaaaatcacataaggtgagttcatacccctatttttttcatgttttcttaagttttaagggggggaatagaagttaaaacaccaagaacataactaaacgtttctaacagctttcatcagaaaagttggactccattcacggactgttttggacaacttaaacattttagttttcaaaaatgtattaGGCGAAAATAGTTCATGttcgtagctttaaaatgactacttgcacatctccatacgatttttctacaatttatggtgatttttacaaaactgcctatcatttcaaacatcaatccggaccagtctgtgattatggactttttcacacacgttggaggtcattaaaattcataataaaaattatgaacaaactagactcatttcccaaactctcagaatttgcagattctgatttggacctttgatgatttttctataaattttctaagaacagtaaatgaaaatgttaacaacagaaaaatactaccaaatttcatttcaccatgtaacatgttgagcaaggtgtataccTTTGTGTGAAAATATGTTCTTACAAATAGATGACATTTTGTcttagtatatagtcatacatcaaaaaacaaatggatttttacctacaaaagtgtggtaattaattagttgttatattgcatgttgtttcactttagtaaaaggtatatatacatatcggtaaacaaaagggtttttaccttCACAATTACAGTAGTTCaccataataaacaaagttataactattacatttaaatgtttgataaactataatatgtatggtttatgtttccattaacacaacaaacacattttggaaggttttattcccacagaaaaaggttttacactcacgcacaacacacgtaaacttgttaacttaagttgtgagacattcttctcaagtactcctagagtacgggttaaaattcctggtagttataacaAGAGTCTCTtttagggagaacgtgatagttgtgtatagatctatattgggttaaacaccccacacctgagctgcatgcaacagctagaccggtaggtctgtggtgacaagtgtcatatcaGTTTTGCGACGCctaagaaacgtcgtggcaggttcattcagtcatagtatggttatagcgactcacataggaagttaacaactcataaagtttacgggaatttttataaaccaaaaggggttttatgtcaatttaaaatcactttttatatcaataagtattgatattattgtacactttcggtcttggtatttaagactacacgtcATTCATTACAGGATTTTCCTCAAATCTGAAAGGGTTTTATGCTGATTTAAAACCAcgtttatatctttaagtatggtaaATACTTGTGTATTcttggtcctgggatttaggaccacataacttttataaggaaaatattggatttttcttggtaacacacaacacattacaaagaacggtttccaaactctttatctaaaaagcttatgaacttaccaacttaattgttgacactttttcaaaactacttgtattctcaggaattcagtgaaacaggaaatcaacagtgTTTTGaagatgggacgataaatcgtcaaacagttcattttgtcatcataatgtaattgattggaatcatgtaaacatatactttggtgtaactttttcaattatatttatgatgtttgtatttactttgagcactattatactcgttgttgtgatactatacatgaagtcatccacccccggacgtttccgccatccttggtttgggggtgtgacaaagacaCTCGAAGCCTGGTATACAACACACCATCTGGAGTTAGCGTTAGTGGAAATTGCTCTGAATGTCcgaagatcattcgggaaacgacagagaagatcgtttagattcgtgcatgattgaaagcctctagagaccaacagaaaagctacgctgacaagagaaggaaacctttggaattccaggtgcgagaccgcgttcttttgaaagcctcaccctagaagggcttgatacgcttcggaaagcgtggaaagctaaatccaaggtatatcggaccattcgagatccttgcaaggatcagcccggtagcatacaaacttcgactaccgcaagaactcaatgacgtacatcctacctttcatgtgtcaaacttgaa
This window encodes:
- the LOC128127913 gene encoding uncharacterized protein LOC128127913, with translation MVDKRINKLEDDLEKLKRGVLNVSEAASCQIGGVIEDFEKQPQDESLDNSCLLVVEFAANVVAKGTIMKYSASGKVVAKSVKKHATPVKKAATPVNEDVTPVKEDATPPKEEIGSNKKEKGTGKMVDGEKQPCDMEEGNDVEEVFGIEKKIKKEKQNVTVQRRWTRAQMKTRIRIEKSSILKMTAMMADRQVTKVDSIRVQSENDLFGYDSYTYLNWDDFEAVLIMDELTGACLYDNKVLFNKLKYGSPERDQGICFVNPTVISPSTRKRKSKNIDDASRGLADRLSKRKGNDIIFMPYNPGRHWVLGVVDMKSDTCYYLDSLSSGNFNMQLKQIVDSAMVLYTTQNGSNKKVKLNWCPVQPGSTECGYYMLRFMKEIMEEGIEVLVKDNIGDGKAEYTIADIDEIREEWSTFVIGFIYR